DNA from Synechococcales cyanobacterium T60_A2020_003:
ACGCCACCGCATCATAAACGATTGGTATAAAAACTATGTATGACGGGGGACGAATCTGCTATAACCAGGAGTATGATTTCGCCACAAGACTTTTACCCCCAGAAGCTTACACCCTGGATCGTGCGCACTGTTCAGGTATGTGCTCCATTTCTGGCACGCTGGATCTACTGGGTTGAAATCCGCGTCGATCCGGAACAGTTAGCTCATCTCAAGCACCTGGATGGCGATCGCGTGCTGTTGCTCCCCAATCACCCCACCTTTCACGATCCCATCATCATGTTTCTGCTGTCGGCAAAGCTGAAACGCGCCTTCTATTACATGGCCGCCTACGAAACCTTCGATAATCCCGGCACCATGTTTTTGATTTCGGCTGGATTTAAGCCCCTCCACTATCTAGCACAGTCAAAACGCTTCACCCAAGTCCTGCGGTGGATGCTCCAACATTTAGGCATGTACTCAATTCGGCGCGGCTTGGCTGATCGGGCGAGCATTGCCCAAACCTTAACCCTGTTGACTGAACCTGCTTGCCATTTGGTGATTTTTCCAGAGGGAGGCTGCTCGTTTCAAAACGATACGGTGATGCCGTTTCGGGTGGGAGCGGTACAAATGGCGTTTCAGGCTTTAAATAGATTTGCAAAGAAAAACGAAGCGATTCCCGATCTATACGCCATTCCGATCAGCATTAAATATCGCTACACAGGCAATATGGAGTCGGTGATTGAGCAAACGCTGAGGCGACTGGAACGGGAATTGAATCTCGCCTCTGATTCGTCCCATAGTCCATATGATCGGTTGCGGGCGATCGCAGAACGGGTACTGACTCGCATTGAACAGGATTACGATCGTGCGTTACCGAATCAAGGTTCAGAGACTTTAAACGATCGCAT
Protein-coding regions in this window:
- a CDS encoding 1-acyl-sn-glycerol-3-phosphate acyltransferase produces the protein MRTVQVCAPFLARWIYWVEIRVDPEQLAHLKHLDGDRVLLLPNHPTFHDPIIMFLLSAKLKRAFYYMAAYETFDNPGTMFLISAGFKPLHYLAQSKRFTQVLRWMLQHLGMYSIRRGLADRASIAQTLTLLTEPACHLVIFPEGGCSFQNDTVMPFRVGAVQMAFQALNRFAKKNEAIPDLYAIPISIKYRYTGNMESVIEQTLRRLERELNLASDSSHSPYDRLRAIAERVLTRIEQDYDRALPNQGSETLNDRIQALRLHVIESCEQQLALTPPPGEFIRERVYKIQHMLNTQADSLDQSLLWSLDLVEKAMTRLLNFDAIYDGYVAANPTPERFLDTLIRLEREVFDIDQPPPKGYRIATVYLGVVA